From Thunnus maccoyii chromosome 21, fThuMac1.1, whole genome shotgun sequence, the proteins below share one genomic window:
- the csrnp1b gene encoding cysteine/serine-rich nuclear protein 1b, with product MSGLLKRKFEEVDEDPCYSSPSSLSSACSGWDSEGESCYSDTLDSTPSNPSSPATNFNTTSILKKSKRARRGNVTFDQVTVFFFPRCQGFTSVPSRGGCTLGMMQRHSALRTYTLAEFAVEQRLLRREKFLNRLREEKLEALKLKLTKNGTQESEEAEQLTVDDIPEQDIDISGANLDEGSFLQPYPSKRRYALLKAAGVKKIDKEEKRQLHELRISRENCGCDCQGFCEPETCSCSLAGIKCQMDHSSFPCGCTKDGCGNTEGRIEFNSTRVQTHYIHTIMKLELEKRLEEQSSTEEEEENTSEATPSQTTPHGPLGLPIQAEHPSIPAVPSFPFSSELAAAGENSCSSDMTDLSDSSGQSEYSEAGESPCEHRTQLDVDEKGLSRILSFSDTENCSRSSRDGGDKNSKDTCCPDQRQEQQQPSTEAFSSFSMVDFADENDNIDVALLDSEEDHTDNRATAISELLDENANQGNALFHSSSVPHTPSPTIDRSASYSMDLSLSSESDLEFFDGFPCLGPSSLYNSLKEYEHMDNFFQFQLPSYPSLPPASDPGTCLLESLIGLSESVPEPPATFTDNQLLEEAMKLSVMESVKV from the exons CAACATCCATCCTCAAGAAATCAAAGAGAGCACGACGGGGCAACGTTACCTTTGACCAGGTGACAGTGTTCTTCTTTCCTCGGTGCCAGGGCTTCACTAGTGTTCCCAGTCGAGGAGGATGCACTCTGGGTATGATGCAGCGCCACAGCGCGCTCCGCACATACACACTCGCTGAGTTTGCTGTGGAGCAGCGGCTCCTACGCCGGGAAAAATTCCTCAACAGGCTCAGGGAAGAGAAACTGGAGGCTCTCAAACTGAAG CTGACTAAGAATGGAACCCAGGAGAGCGAGGAGGCAGAGCAGCTGACGGTGGACGACATCCCTGAGCAGGACATCGACATCAGTGGAGCCAACCTCGACGAAGGCTCTTTCCTCCAGCCTTACCCGTCTAAGCGCCGCTACGCACTGCTGAAAGCAGCCGGTGTGAAGAAGATCgacaaagaggagaagaggcAGCTGCACGAGCTGAGGATCTCCAGGGAGAACTGCGGTTGTGACTGCCAGGGCTTCTGCGAGCCAGAGACCTGTAGCTGCAGCCTGGCTGGCATCAAATGTCAG ATGGACCATTCCTCTTTCCCATGTGGCTGTACCAAGGATGGCTGCGGGAACACAGAAGGTCGCATTGAGTTCAACTCCACCAGGGTACAAACGCATTACATCCACACTATCATGAAGCTGGAGCTGGAGAAGAGGCTGGAGGAGCAGTCTagcacagaggaggaggaagagaacaCGAGCGAGGCCACCCCATCGCAGACTACCCCTCACGGGCCCCTTGGTTTACCCATTCAGGCCGAGCACCCCTCCATACCCGCAGTGCCCTCCTTCCCCTTTAGCTCGGAGCTGGCGGCAGCTGGAGAGAACAGCTGCAGTAGCGATATGACAGACTTATCAGACTCTTCAGGTCAGAGTGAGTACTCCGAGGCAGGCGAGAGCCCGTGTGAGCATCGCACCCAGCTGGATGTCGACGAGAAAGGCCTTAGCCGCATCCTCAGTTTCAGCGACACAGAGAACTGCTCAAGAAGTAGCAGGGACGGTGGGGATAAGAACAGTAAAGACACTTGCTGCCCAGATCAACGGCAAGAGCAACAGCAGCCATCTACGGAGGCATTTAGTAGCTTTAGCATGGTGGATTTTGCTGACGAGAATGACAATATAGACGTTGCACTGTTGGACTCTGAAGAGGATCACACAGACAATCGAGCAACAGCCATCTCAGAACTTTTGGATGAGAACGCCAACCAGGGAAACGCCCTATTCCATAGCAGTAGTGTGCCACACACACCTTCCCCCACCATCGATCGCTCAGCAAGCTATAGCATGGACCTGAGCCTCTCTTCAGAGTCAGACCTGGAGTTCTTTGACGGTTTCCCCTGCTTGGGGCCCAGCTCGCTCTACAACTCCCTCAAGGAGTACGAACACATGGAcaacttttttcagtttcagctgCCTAGTTACCCCAGCCTCCCTCCGGCTAGTGACCCCGGGACCTGCCTCCTGGAGTCACTGATTGGCCTTTCAGAATCCGTCCCAGAACCCCctgccacatttacagacaATCAGCTGTTGGAGGAAGCCATGAAATTGTCTGTGATGGAGTCTGTGAAAGTTTGA